A genome region from Flavobacterium sp. CFS9 includes the following:
- a CDS encoding FecR family protein codes for MKSKRMKEEWNLIPNRGILPDHSEARMWNNIRRVTIDKHKRLYNWIAAACAVFVISLGSYQFFGLHKKSDLEITSTTTFKNDIRLISLPDGTRVWLNQNSQIEYPAHFSDDERKVTLKGEAFFEVKRDPSKPFVITSGSIKTTVLGTSFNIKAYSEKQPEVNVRTGKVKVEGETNSVLLLRGDKAVYTKGSSTVKKEKTDILEPEWKKALLYVDGLTLEQVLTKLKEENDFKVNYLEDDLKNLTIQGTLDSRQGIYEMLQTVAFALEIKIRPTGNNTYLISR; via the coding sequence ATGAAATCCAAAAGAATGAAAGAAGAATGGAATTTGATCCCCAATCGGGGTATACTTCCTGACCATAGTGAGGCAAGAATGTGGAACAATATACGCAGGGTTACGATTGATAAACATAAAAGGCTATACAACTGGATTGCTGCGGCATGTGCTGTATTTGTAATTTCATTAGGCAGCTATCAATTTTTCGGTTTACATAAAAAATCAGATCTTGAAATTACTTCAACCACTACATTTAAAAATGATATCCGACTCATAAGCCTGCCTGACGGAACAAGAGTATGGCTGAATCAAAACTCGCAAATTGAATATCCCGCACATTTTTCGGATGACGAAAGAAAGGTAACCTTAAAAGGAGAAGCTTTTTTTGAGGTAAAACGGGATCCTTCAAAGCCATTTGTAATTACCTCAGGGTCTATAAAAACGACGGTTTTAGGAACTTCATTCAACATTAAAGCCTATAGTGAAAAACAGCCCGAGGTAAATGTCAGAACCGGAAAAGTAAAAGTGGAAGGAGAAACTAATAGTGTATTGCTGCTAAGAGGTGATAAAGCAGTCTATACCAAAGGATCTTCTACCGTAAAAAAAGAAAAGACAGACATTCTGGAACCTGAATGGAAAAAAGCGTTGCTGTATGTTGACGGACTGACTCTGGAGCAGGTTTTGACTAAATTAAAAGAAGAAAATGATTTTAAGGTAAATTATTTAGAAGATGATTTAAAAAATCTCACCATTCAGGGTACGCTCGACAGCAGGCAGGGGATTTACGAAATGCTGCAGACTGTTGCATTTGCCTTAGAAATAAAAATCAGACCTACCGGAAACAATACCTACTTAATCAGCAGGTAA
- a CDS encoding RNA polymerase sigma factor, with protein MSSNLIIRLRAGDDSCFKEIYDLYHFKVFCFVKKYTSQLADSEDVTQNVFIHLWKYRSKLDPQVSLEAVLFKSSKQEISRWYKKQNRIFSVEDNALIQELDSKTQSEEEVSLQMERIEYLLDKIPAKRRKIFSLHKFEDRSYKEIAEEMEMSPGAVANQISKTLQFLKKNSVHNHELYWFALFFVYQTELVL; from the coding sequence ATGAGTTCTAATTTAATTATAAGGTTACGTGCTGGTGATGATTCATGCTTTAAAGAAATATATGATTTATACCATTTTAAAGTATTTTGTTTTGTTAAAAAATACACTTCGCAATTAGCCGATTCAGAAGATGTCACGCAGAATGTTTTTATTCATCTTTGGAAATATCGTTCCAAATTAGATCCTCAGGTAAGTCTTGAAGCTGTTTTGTTTAAGAGCTCTAAGCAGGAAATTTCCAGATGGTATAAGAAGCAAAACCGAATCTTTTCGGTTGAAGATAATGCGCTGATCCAGGAATTGGATAGTAAAACACAGTCTGAAGAAGAAGTGAGTTTACAAATGGAAAGAATTGAATACCTATTGGACAAAATTCCTGCTAAAAGAAGAAAAATATTCAGCCTGCACAAGTTTGAAGACCGCAGTTATAAGGAGATAGCCGAAGAGATGGAGATGTCTCCGGGGGCTGTTGCCAACCAAATTTCCAAGACCTTACAATTTCTTAAGAAAAACTCTGTCCATAATCACGAGTTGTATTGGTTCGCTTTATTCTTTGTATATCAGACAGAATTAGTATTGTAA